From one Acidobacteriota bacterium genomic stretch:
- a CDS encoding TolC family protein: MKALWILLAALLPAAGAAQEGTGGQALPLSLRRAVDIALAPEGNVRVRLAREGLRQAGARSAQARAELLPQVSSSLNYRDQTVNLRANGLRFHIPVIEGSAFSFPALVGPYNVMDARLSGSQTLFDFGSIRRFQSSRAAVSAARKEMESAEEEVAARVARAYLSAIRADADLEAAGANVTLSEGVLDLAENQKAAGTSTGIEITRARVQLANDRQRLLVAQTARRRAHMELLRAMNLELEVALELTDRLGYVPADPATLESAAALALAGRPDLAAQRERERSARLASSAVKMERLPSLSFFGDYGTIGGGFDDALPTRAYGISLRLPIFDGGRMDARRAESASLHRAEKARTEDLEKQIELDVRLALDALHSAREQIEVSGEGLRLAENELAQARRRYAAGVSFGLEVTDAQTRLERARDNQIQALYNYNLARIDLEQAMGRVRQRLP, translated from the coding sequence ATGAAAGCACTATGGATTCTGCTGGCCGCGCTCCTGCCGGCCGCAGGCGCCGCCCAGGAGGGAACCGGGGGGCAGGCGCTTCCCCTGAGTCTCCGCCGGGCGGTCGACATCGCCCTGGCCCCGGAAGGCAACGTACGGGTCCGGCTGGCCCGGGAAGGGCTCCGCCAGGCGGGCGCCCGTTCGGCCCAGGCCCGCGCCGAACTGCTGCCCCAGGTCTCCTCGTCGCTCAATTACCGCGACCAGACCGTCAACCTCCGGGCGAACGGGCTGAGGTTCCACATCCCCGTCATCGAGGGCTCCGCCTTCTCCTTCCCGGCCCTCGTGGGTCCTTACAACGTCATGGACGCCCGGCTTTCCGGCTCCCAGACCCTCTTCGATTTCGGCTCCATCCGCCGGTTCCAGTCCTCGCGGGCCGCCGTTTCGGCGGCGCGCAAGGAGATGGAAAGCGCCGAGGAGGAGGTCGCCGCGCGCGTCGCCCGCGCCTATCTCTCGGCCATCCGGGCCGATGCGGACCTGGAGGCGGCCGGCGCCAACGTCACCCTTTCCGAGGGGGTGCTGGACCTGGCCGAAAACCAGAAAGCCGCGGGTACCTCCACCGGCATCGAAATCACCCGCGCCCGCGTGCAGCTGGCCAACGACCGGCAGCGGCTGCTGGTAGCCCAGACCGCGCGGCGCCGCGCCCATATGGAACTGCTGCGCGCCATGAACCTCGAACTCGAGGTCGCGCTCGAACTGACCGACCGCCTGGGATACGTCCCCGCGGACCCGGCCACGCTCGAGAGCGCCGCCGCCCTGGCGCTGGCCGGACGGCCGGATCTCGCGGCGCAGCGGGAGCGCGAGCGAAGCGCCCGGCTGGCCTCGAGCGCCGTCAAAATGGAACGCCTCCCCTCGCTCTCCTTTTTCGGCGACTACGGCACCATCGGCGGGGGCTTCGACGACGCGCTGCCGACCCGCGCGTACGGCATCTCCCTCCGGCTCCCCATCTTCGACGGCGGGCGCATGGACGCCCGGCGGGCCGAATCCGCCTCGCTGCACCGCGCCGAGAAGGCGCGGACCGAGGACCTCGAAAAGCAGATCGAGCTGGACGTCCGGCTGGCGCTCGACGCGCTCCATTCGGCCCGGGAGCAGATCGAGGTCTCCGGCGAGGGGCTGCGCCTGGCGGAAAACGAGCTGGCGCAGGCCCGGCGGCGTTACGCGGCCGGCGTGTCTTTCGGGCTCGAGGTGACCGATGCGCAGACACGGCTCGAACGGGCCCGGGACAACCAGATCCAGGCACTGTATAATTACAACCTCGCGCGCATCGACCTGGAACAGGCGATGGGCAGGGTGAGGCAGCGGCTGCCGTAG